One region of Jatrophihabitans cynanchi genomic DNA includes:
- a CDS encoding FAD-dependent monooxygenase: MLAGELGQAGVRTLLLERRAEPSEVAKAGGLAGQILELLHFRGELDRFCEAGGSKGPEAVPSLPFGGLQLDFSQIPDPPMQVLRLPQPQLEAALADRASERGSEIRRGHEVIGLQQQDGVVKVEVRGPQGRYEMATQFVVGCDGGRSRVRDLAGIPFRGTSLPEIERLASVTVPESVTLLDDGGLQVDGIGRIPFGYTATERGVFACSGLEGRLSVYTAEVEAREYDDAPMTIAELSASVNRVLGVDLPLGEPLRMTRFGYSAKQADTYRHGRIFLAGDAAHLFPAGGVAVNAGMLDAANLAWKLAGTIHGWAPPDLLDTYSDERRAAAERTLLHTRAQVALRRGYGPDGDALRALVLELTADEQPLRRLGALMAGTDAGAPKSQVHPLVGTFLTSRALSVQQGDPRFAGMLRTGRLVLLDLADRPDLRELAGRWGEHVDVIRATIDPPPADALLIRPDTHIAWAATSQTAVQTALRTLREALSTWLGTRPHQRTESPA, encoded by the coding sequence ATGCTCGCCGGCGAACTAGGCCAGGCAGGGGTGCGAACGCTATTGCTCGAGCGGCGGGCGGAGCCGTCCGAGGTCGCGAAGGCGGGCGGCCTCGCGGGACAGATCTTGGAGCTGCTGCATTTCCGTGGCGAGTTGGACCGATTTTGCGAGGCGGGCGGGAGCAAGGGTCCGGAGGCGGTTCCGAGCCTTCCGTTTGGCGGGCTTCAGCTGGACTTCTCGCAGATCCCGGATCCACCGATGCAGGTGCTGCGGCTTCCGCAACCACAACTGGAAGCTGCCCTTGCCGATCGCGCGAGCGAGCGCGGCAGCGAGATACGCCGCGGACACGAGGTGATCGGCCTGCAGCAGCAGGACGGCGTGGTCAAAGTCGAGGTGCGTGGCCCGCAGGGGCGGTACGAGATGGCCACCCAGTTCGTGGTCGGCTGCGACGGAGGCCGGAGCCGAGTCCGCGACCTGGCCGGTATCCCGTTTCGGGGGACGTCTCTGCCTGAAATCGAGCGGCTGGCATCGGTCACGGTGCCCGAGTCGGTCACCCTGCTCGACGACGGAGGTCTTCAAGTAGACGGAATCGGCAGGATTCCGTTCGGCTACACCGCAACCGAACGTGGCGTGTTCGCGTGCTCAGGCCTGGAGGGCAGGCTTTCCGTCTACACCGCCGAAGTAGAAGCGCGCGAGTACGACGACGCGCCGATGACCATCGCGGAGCTGAGCGCGAGTGTGAACCGAGTGCTCGGTGTCGACCTGCCGCTGGGAGAGCCCCTTCGCATGACGCGGTTCGGCTACTCCGCCAAGCAAGCCGACACCTATCGCCACGGGCGCATATTTCTGGCCGGCGATGCGGCGCACTTGTTCCCTGCGGGCGGGGTCGCCGTCAACGCCGGCATGCTCGACGCAGCCAACCTTGCGTGGAAGCTCGCCGGCACCATTCATGGCTGGGCGCCCCCCGATCTGCTCGACACGTACTCCGACGAACGGCGCGCCGCCGCCGAGCGGACCCTGCTGCACACCCGCGCCCAGGTGGCGCTGCGCCGCGGATACGGTCCGGACGGTGACGCACTCAGAGCGCTCGTTCTCGAACTGACTGCTGACGAGCAACCGCTTCGACGTCTCGGTGCCCTCATGGCCGGCACCGATGCGGGGGCGCCGAAATCGCAGGTGCACCCGCTCGTCGGCACGTTCCTGACAAGTCGAGCCCTGAGCGTCCAACAGGGTGACCCGCGATTCGCGGGGATGCTGCGCACCGGTCGCCTGGTACTGCTCGACCTCGCGGACCGACCCGACCTGCGAGAGCTCGCCGGTCGTTGGGGCGAGCACGTCGACGTCATTCGCGCAACGATCGACCCACCGCCCGCCGACGCACTACTGATCCGGCCAGACACGCACATCGCCTGGGCCGCCACCAGCCAAACAGCCGTCCAGACCGCCCTGCGCACCCTGCGCGAAGCATTGAGCACCTGGCTCGGCACCCGCCCACACCAGCGAACTGAATCACCAGCTTGA
- a CDS encoding NAD-dependent epimerase/dehydratase family protein: MRVFFTGGSGKAGRHVAPYLAERGHQVTNADLVPLGNSAVADLRVDLTDAGETYSALAGLATFEELDLPSKPSYDAVVHFAAIPAILRESDTATYATNVLSTFNVLEAATRLGVRKIVFASSETTYGICFAQGERRPLYVPVDEDHPTVPEDAYAMSISGEVTARSFQARTGADVYGLRINNVIEPHEYEVFNVANADRSVAATSQQIQDRFYQGVELRREMVRDETFYAIAKARTLLGFAPRHSWRDVLADPGAASS; the protein is encoded by the coding sequence ATGCGCGTTTTCTTCACCGGTGGCAGTGGAAAGGCCGGCAGACACGTCGCGCCGTATCTTGCCGAGCGCGGTCACCAGGTCACCAATGCCGATCTTGTCCCGTTGGGAAACTCGGCGGTCGCTGACCTGCGCGTCGATCTCACCGATGCGGGTGAGACCTACTCGGCGCTCGCCGGGCTGGCGACCTTCGAGGAACTGGACCTGCCGTCCAAGCCCAGCTACGACGCTGTCGTGCACTTCGCTGCGATACCGGCGATCCTGCGCGAGTCCGACACGGCGACCTACGCGACGAATGTGCTCAGCACCTTCAATGTGCTCGAGGCCGCGACCCGGCTGGGGGTGCGCAAGATCGTGTTCGCGTCCTCCGAGACGACCTACGGGATCTGTTTCGCCCAGGGGGAGCGGCGCCCCCTATACGTGCCGGTCGACGAGGACCATCCGACCGTTCCCGAGGACGCCTACGCCATGTCGATCTCCGGCGAGGTGACGGCGCGCTCGTTCCAGGCGCGCACCGGAGCGGACGTGTACGGCTTGCGGATCAACAACGTCATCGAGCCACACGAGTACGAGGTCTTCAACGTCGCGAACGCCGACAGGTCCGTGGCGGCGACGTCCCAGCAGATCCAGGACCGCTTCTACCAGGGAGTAGAGCTGCGCCGAGAGATGGTCCGCGACGAAACCTTCTACGCCATCGCCAAGGCGCGCACCCTACTTGGCTTCGCCCCGCGTCACTCCTGGCGCGACGTCCTGGCCGACCCCGGGGCTGCGAGCAGCTGA
- a CDS encoding class I SAM-dependent methyltransferase gives MPDPIYAHPRLALAYDTFDGPRDDLAAYLAIADELAARRIVDLGCGTGCLALLLAPDRQVIAVDPARASLDVARAKPGADQVTWIEGDASAIPAGAQADLIVMTGNAAQAVLTDHDWTAMLRHVRRSLALGGCFTFETRRPERRAWEEWAVDTAPVTADVPGLGPVEQRRELTTVDLPLVSFRYTYRLLNDNTTLTSDSTLRFRDEDELTTSLEAEGLGIREIREAPDRPGREFVVLAQRRSI, from the coding sequence GTGCCCGATCCGATATATGCACATCCTCGTCTCGCGCTCGCCTATGACACCTTCGACGGGCCACGTGACGACCTCGCCGCCTACCTCGCCATCGCCGACGAACTCGCGGCTCGCCGCATCGTCGATCTTGGGTGCGGCACCGGCTGCCTCGCCTTGCTGCTAGCACCCGACCGGCAGGTCATCGCCGTCGACCCAGCCCGAGCATCCCTCGATGTCGCCCGGGCGAAGCCTGGCGCCGACCAGGTGACCTGGATCGAGGGCGACGCCTCCGCCATCCCCGCCGGCGCGCAGGCGGACCTCATCGTCATGACCGGCAACGCCGCGCAAGCAGTGCTGACCGACCACGACTGGACCGCCATGCTGCGTCACGTCCGACGCTCACTCGCGCTCGGTGGCTGCTTCACCTTCGAGACCAGACGCCCCGAGCGCCGAGCATGGGAGGAGTGGGCCGTGGATACCGCGCCCGTCACAGCCGACGTCCCCGGCCTCGGGCCCGTCGAGCAACGCAGGGAACTCACCACTGTCGACCTGCCGCTCGTCTCCTTTCGCTACACCTACCGATTGCTCAACGACAACACCACACTCACCTCAGACTCCACGCTGCGCTTCCGCGACGAAGACGAACTCACGACCTCCCTGGAGGCGGAAGGCCTCGGCATCCGCGAGATCCGTGAAGCACCCGACCGACCCGGCCGCGAATTCGTCGTCCTCGCCCAGCGCCGCTCAATCTGA
- a CDS encoding DUF5677 domain-containing protein yields the protein MKTNRGKLERSGALAGHYRVGKTYSPPFMAMDQTVLVDWVRDDLPDLVWPGFLIGLGGEAGLSRFIGWQQRAHAILASAGIEPAGVLLDGRFTSLEATRVEVRQRVVDALSSTIEDADVLPDPLLAVLRLYEDLPGRWLLVDPWLERDVAVSSEDAWSMLTQSVVACVGDGHQEAMLKFVGITWAVITKKFRADSAMIELLKTYPRDPATVGAADSVVRASFGASKGAEYYRDPALRDRHRAWAELFWRSAWRLTPCLLREDPEPAASGSAGSGGENDVAGDHVEAVHQLYRDFLDGFFRADLDLHEPARHEVIAGLLTRAVRSTVAYLRSPHLWSGEHGSGLTRLLAETEISLSWLAQGGTERYAQYQEYGRGKAKLMKAHMANLAEQFDDAPPEMLAEAIEHLNKGLGGDWGEEFVTVNLDSTFSGVTVRAMANETGLDDLYRHIYQSASGVTHGEWWAVQDYAMQRCMNPLHRFHWVPSMEPVGGNEPLLAQYWVTKVAELVGLALDELRREDSKDAAGDAANE from the coding sequence GTGAAGACTAACCGCGGCAAGTTGGAAAGGAGCGGGGCTCTCGCCGGCCACTACCGGGTCGGGAAGACGTACTCCCCGCCGTTCATGGCGATGGATCAGACCGTCCTGGTCGATTGGGTACGCGATGACCTTCCAGACCTCGTATGGCCGGGATTCCTGATTGGCCTAGGCGGCGAGGCCGGCCTGAGCCGGTTCATCGGGTGGCAGCAGCGCGCTCACGCGATACTCGCGTCGGCTGGGATCGAGCCAGCTGGCGTGCTGCTCGACGGTCGGTTCACGTCCCTTGAGGCAACCCGGGTGGAGGTCCGGCAACGGGTTGTCGATGCGCTGAGTTCGACGATCGAGGACGCGGATGTTCTGCCAGATCCGTTGCTCGCCGTGCTTCGACTGTACGAAGACCTACCAGGAAGATGGCTCCTGGTAGATCCTTGGTTAGAGCGAGATGTAGCGGTTTCTTCGGAAGACGCATGGAGCATGCTTACGCAATCGGTCGTTGCCTGCGTAGGCGACGGGCACCAGGAAGCGATGTTGAAGTTCGTGGGCATCACCTGGGCGGTGATCACCAAGAAGTTCCGCGCTGACTCCGCCATGATCGAGTTGCTGAAGACCTATCCCCGCGATCCGGCGACCGTCGGCGCAGCGGATTCCGTAGTCCGTGCCTCGTTCGGGGCATCGAAGGGTGCGGAGTATTACCGAGATCCGGCGCTGCGAGATCGACATCGCGCATGGGCCGAGCTATTTTGGCGGTCAGCCTGGCGACTCACGCCATGCTTACTCCGCGAAGATCCTGAGCCGGCCGCATCCGGCTCCGCCGGAAGCGGCGGCGAGAATGATGTCGCGGGTGATCATGTCGAAGCAGTCCACCAGCTGTACCGCGACTTTCTCGACGGATTCTTCCGAGCGGATCTCGACCTGCATGAGCCGGCGCGGCATGAAGTTATCGCCGGCCTCCTTACCCGCGCTGTGAGATCAACCGTCGCCTACCTTCGCAGCCCCCATCTCTGGTCCGGCGAACACGGTTCAGGTTTGACGCGTCTGCTCGCGGAAACGGAGATTTCGCTCTCGTGGCTCGCCCAAGGCGGCACGGAGAGGTATGCGCAGTACCAGGAATATGGACGAGGCAAGGCCAAGTTGATGAAGGCGCACATGGCCAACTTGGCCGAGCAGTTCGACGACGCGCCGCCAGAGATGCTCGCCGAGGCGATTGAGCACTTGAACAAGGGGCTCGGCGGTGATTGGGGCGAGGAGTTCGTCACCGTAAATCTTGATTCGACGTTTTCCGGCGTGACAGTTCGCGCGATGGCGAATGAGACCGGCCTCGACGATCTCTATCGTCACATCTACCAGTCGGCAAGCGGAGTCACGCATGGCGAGTGGTGGGCGGTCCAGGACTACGCGATGCAGCGATGCATGAATCCGCTGCATCGCTTTCACTGGGTTCCGTCGATGGAGCCGGTCGGCGGCAATGAACCACTCCTCGCTCAGTACTGGGTCACCAAGGTGGCCGAACTTGTCGGCTTGGCGCTCGACGAACTGCGCCGCGAAGACTCGAAGGACGCCGCCGGCGATGCAGCCAACGAATGA